Proteins found in one Geomonas subterranea genomic segment:
- a CDS encoding hybrid sensor histidine kinase/response regulator, whose product MTRRTIQKPALTLLVLICTCLCLCGLVFLFSYQQARQSAITRLHDEQMIHAKQAAQGIQDYFSTWTGILSSMARLKEIAAADDSGRQQMEFFYDAHREQIRSFTRVDENGIVLVSIPQREMAGKNIASQKHIQELLRTRKPVVSDVFKAVQGYDAIALHVPVYEGSRFRGSIAIVINFQNLAGRYLDVIKIGKTGHAWVISRDGTELYSPVPGHSGQSIFANGREYPTLLAMAAQMLRGLSGTATYTAPSEGDAHGTPARHLAVYRPIAIGNTFWSIAVTSSEREILASLTAYRNRLVLAVLILLAGGVTVSVFVVRAMVIVKEEEARREAEEELRANERRYRDLFEHNPAPMLVYERGSMEMVAVNEAFLIAYGYTMEEVLSLHLPDLYPESEKRKITEVAAGLSGHTYVGEWHHRRKDGTVFPIVVTSHDALYQGRTCRIAVITDITDRKRMEKAVEEESQFNRILLEQSPDGIVIIEPATARFINFNGAACRQLGYSSEEFAELTVFDVEARETQEETRTRIADILANGRGSFETVQRTRTGELRNIEVNAQIVTIHDHPVYYCIWRDVTEHKKLEEQLRQSQKMESVGRLAGGVAHDFNNMLGVIIGSAELCRHQLPEESPVHKYLEHILKAAQRSSEITRQLLAFSRKEIVSPKPVNLNSQIIDSEKMLCRLIGEDIRLTFRPATPIWTVLIDPSQVDQILMNLSANSRDAMPDGGILNIETANVRLDADYCRHHSGCTPGDYVKLTVSDTGVGMDRETREHIFEPFFTTKGLGMGTGLGLATVYGIVTQNDGQISVYSEPGHGTVFTIYFPRLRGAEADEEDACAAIPSTGSGTVLLVEDEEMLLWTTTRMLEEMGYTVIQAGSPAAAIGICGKGERIDLVLTDVVMPGMNGREMAERIRAIRPEVKVLFMSGYTADIVAQRGIVEEGMHYISKPLDARRLNEKIAQMLAQ is encoded by the coding sequence ATGACACGACGCACCATTCAGAAACCGGCACTGACACTGCTGGTCCTCATCTGTACCTGCCTCTGCCTGTGCGGCTTGGTCTTCCTGTTCTCCTATCAGCAGGCCAGGCAGTCGGCAATAACGAGGCTGCACGACGAGCAGATGATCCATGCCAAACAGGCGGCCCAGGGAATCCAGGATTACTTCAGCACCTGGACCGGCATCCTCAGCTCCATGGCCCGGCTGAAGGAGATTGCGGCCGCGGACGACTCCGGCCGGCAGCAGATGGAGTTCTTCTATGACGCCCACAGGGAGCAGATCCGCTCCTTCACCCGGGTGGATGAGAACGGCATCGTCCTGGTCAGCATCCCCCAGCGCGAGATGGCGGGGAAGAACATCGCCTCCCAAAAGCACATCCAGGAATTGCTGCGCACCCGCAAGCCGGTGGTGAGCGACGTTTTCAAGGCGGTTCAGGGATATGACGCCATCGCCCTGCACGTTCCGGTCTACGAGGGGAGCCGCTTCAGGGGAAGCATCGCCATCGTCATCAACTTCCAGAACCTAGCCGGACGTTACCTCGACGTGATCAAGATCGGCAAGACCGGCCACGCCTGGGTCATAAGCCGTGACGGGACCGAGCTGTACTCCCCTGTCCCCGGGCACAGCGGCCAGAGCATCTTCGCCAACGGCAGGGAGTACCCCACCCTGCTCGCCATGGCGGCGCAGATGCTGCGAGGGCTCTCCGGCACCGCGACCTACACCGCCCCGTCGGAAGGGGATGCGCACGGGACACCGGCCCGGCATCTGGCCGTCTACCGCCCCATAGCCATCGGCAACACCTTCTGGTCCATCGCGGTGACCTCGTCGGAGCGGGAGATCCTCGCGTCGCTCACCGCGTACCGCAACCGCCTGGTACTGGCTGTTCTGATCCTGTTGGCCGGAGGGGTGACGGTTTCCGTGTTCGTCGTGCGGGCCATGGTGATCGTCAAGGAAGAGGAGGCCCGCAGGGAGGCCGAGGAGGAGTTGAGGGCGAACGAACGGAGGTACCGCGATCTTTTCGAGCACAATCCCGCGCCGATGCTGGTCTACGAGCGGGGCAGCATGGAGATGGTCGCCGTCAACGAGGCGTTCCTGATCGCCTACGGTTACACGATGGAAGAGGTGCTCTCGCTGCACCTGCCCGACCTCTATCCGGAAAGCGAGAAGCGGAAGATCACGGAGGTGGCCGCCGGGCTGTCCGGCCATACCTACGTGGGCGAATGGCACCACCGCCGCAAGGACGGCACGGTTTTCCCCATCGTGGTCACCTCGCACGACGCCCTCTACCAGGGGAGGACCTGCCGCATAGCCGTCATCACGGACATAACCGACCGCAAGAGGATGGAAAAGGCGGTCGAGGAGGAGTCGCAGTTCAACCGGATCCTGCTGGAACAGTCCCCGGACGGCATCGTGATCATCGAGCCGGCTACCGCGCGCTTCATCAACTTCAACGGCGCCGCCTGCCGCCAGCTCGGCTACAGCAGCGAGGAGTTCGCGGAGCTCACGGTCTTCGACGTGGAGGCCCGTGAAACACAGGAGGAGACCCGCACGCGGATCGCCGACATCCTGGCCAACGGCAGGGGGAGCTTCGAGACCGTGCAGCGGACCCGTACCGGCGAGTTGAGAAACATCGAGGTGAACGCCCAGATCGTCACGATCCACGACCACCCCGTGTACTACTGCATCTGGCGCGACGTGACGGAACACAAGAAGCTGGAGGAGCAGCTGCGGCAGTCCCAGAAAATGGAATCGGTGGGACGCCTGGCCGGCGGCGTCGCGCACGACTTCAACAACATGCTCGGCGTCATCATCGGCTCCGCTGAACTGTGCCGGCACCAGCTCCCCGAGGAGAGCCCGGTGCACAAATACCTGGAGCACATCCTGAAGGCGGCGCAGCGCTCGAGCGAGATCACGCGACAGCTCCTCGCCTTCTCGCGCAAGGAGATCGTTTCCCCCAAGCCCGTGAACCTGAACAGCCAGATCATCGACTCGGAGAAGATGCTCTGCCGCCTGATCGGCGAGGACATCCGGCTCACCTTCAGGCCGGCCACCCCGATCTGGACCGTTCTCATCGACCCATCCCAGGTGGACCAGATCCTCATGAACCTCTCCGCCAACTCACGCGACGCCATGCCCGACGGCGGCATCCTGAACATCGAGACCGCCAACGTCCGTCTCGACGCGGATTACTGCCGGCATCACTCCGGCTGCACTCCCGGCGACTATGTGAAACTGACCGTCAGCGACACCGGCGTCGGCATGGACCGCGAGACCCGGGAGCACATCTTCGAACCCTTCTTCACCACCAAGGGGCTCGGCATGGGGACCGGGCTCGGGCTTGCCACCGTGTACGGCATCGTCACCCAGAACGACGGGCAGATAAGCGTCTACAGCGAACCGGGGCACGGCACCGTGTTCACCATCTACTTCCCGAGGTTGCGGGGCGCGGAAGCCGATGAGGAGGATGCCTGTGCCGCCATCCCCTCCACCGGAAGCGGGACGGTCCTACTGGTCGAGGACGAGGAGATGCTCTTGTGGACCACGACCAGGATGCTCGAGGAGATGGGATACACGGTGATCCAGGCCGGGAGCCCGGCAGCGGCCATCGGGATCTGCGGCAAGGGGGAGCGGATCGACCTGGTGCTGACAGACGTGGTGATGCCGGGGATGAACGGGCGGGAGATGGCCGAGCGGATCAGGGCGATCCGCCCGGAGGTGAAGGTGCTTTTCATGTCGGGCTACACCGCCGACATCGTGGCGCAGCGCGGCATCGTCGAGGAAGGGATGCACTACATCTCGAAGCCGCTGGACGCCAGGAGGCTGAACGAGAAGATCGCCCAGATGCTGGCGCAATGA
- a CDS encoding PTS sugar transporter subunit IIA, whose translation MDSLLDALQEGRLLEIPDDYDKEDALRFLAHILEAVPSLPPDTDVAGLILAKEGTAKTALGKGWACPDARVPFDEDLICVVGWSPKGIDYGSPDGKAVKVIAMYLVPENQRSNYLREVSLLAKALEIYPEIERLNAADSLNDIRDHLLDLISTTKGTVGPDSRARMIRLQGKVAAVEPAPYDLANLVVEPITILIGNGLKPVVLGHDQALVELLEGFPGLAGEVTAHSAFNTGGWRIVKRKDASFTGERLLIDCLALKTSGK comes from the coding sequence ATGGACAGCTTGCTCGACGCACTACAGGAAGGACGTCTCCTCGAGATACCTGACGACTACGACAAGGAGGATGCGCTCCGCTTCCTGGCCCACATCCTCGAGGCCGTCCCGTCCCTGCCGCCGGACACGGACGTAGCGGGGCTCATCCTCGCCAAGGAGGGGACCGCCAAGACCGCCCTCGGCAAGGGATGGGCCTGCCCCGACGCCCGTGTTCCCTTCGACGAGGACCTGATCTGCGTCGTCGGATGGAGCCCGAAGGGGATCGACTACGGCTCCCCCGACGGCAAGGCGGTCAAGGTCATCGCCATGTACCTGGTCCCGGAGAACCAGCGCAGCAACTACCTGCGCGAGGTTTCCCTCCTCGCCAAGGCGCTCGAGATCTATCCCGAGATCGAGCGGTTGAACGCCGCCGACAGCCTGAACGACATCCGCGACCACCTGCTCGACCTGATCAGCACCACCAAGGGGACCGTCGGACCCGACTCCCGCGCCCGGATGATCCGCCTGCAGGGGAAGGTCGCAGCGGTGGAGCCCGCCCCCTACGACCTGGCCAACCTGGTCGTAGAGCCGATCACCATCCTGATCGGCAACGGCCTGAAGCCCGTGGTGCTCGGCCACGACCAGGCGCTCGTGGAGCTTTTGGAAGGGTTCCCGGGATTGGCCGGGGAGGTGACCGCCCACAGCGCCTTTAACACCGGCGGCTGGCGCATCGTCAAGCGCAAGGACGCCTCCTTCACCGGGGAGCGGCTCCTCATCGACTGCCTCGCCCTCAAAACTTCCGGGAAGTGA
- a CDS encoding hybrid sensor histidine kinase/response regulator: MLNLVVAGMITFAVLQSREAYRNRTEIATQNLAKVLDANISGVFSKIDVALLAVCDEYERELKTGGVAPKELNGFIVRQHKRLPELVALRATDPSGMALYGPEVTPATTKSLAHRDYFSSQRDNPALGLVISKPLVGGISGKWMVVLSRRVNFPDGSFAGLVYAGITLDYLSQSFATVNVGKQGLLALVAADRTLLARYPKLNRPPGAPEVKITSPQFQALLAAGRDSATYSAKSSIDGRDRIYSFRKVSLSQPLYVFVALATSDYLANWYKEVYHGAFFMLIFLTITIALAMIFSRQWDRSKKAEQALKALEDERLKMEKLESLGVLAGGIAHDFNNILTAILGNISFAKLQMAPEHGSQPLLEAAEKAALRAGDLAKQLLTFARGGAPVREVTSVAPLVDEAVSLTLSGSNVKGIVDIPHGLSAVQADAGQMCQAFSNIIINAAQAMPEGGVLNIAARELFLDAGNPVKLPPGPYVRIDFRDHGAGIPEDSLKKIFDPFFSTKPKGRGLGLASAYSIVTRHGGSLSVDSRVGEGSTFTIHLPSLGRAFLPQEPEATVSRREVLAPLSILVMDDEDVIRQLAEGMLQHLGHQVRTCADGAEAVSLYRRALQDGTPFSLVLADLTIPGGMGGRDAAQQILALDPQARLVVMSGYSNDPVMASFREYGFVEALCKPFGVEALAALLESLGGPDAGRAKP; the protein is encoded by the coding sequence TTGCTGAACCTTGTCGTGGCGGGGATGATAACCTTCGCCGTGCTGCAAAGCAGGGAAGCGTATCGCAACCGGACCGAGATAGCGACCCAGAACCTCGCCAAGGTCCTCGATGCGAATATCTCCGGCGTCTTTTCCAAGATAGACGTCGCCCTGCTCGCGGTCTGCGACGAATATGAACGTGAGCTCAAAACCGGGGGGGTGGCACCGAAAGAGCTGAACGGCTTCATCGTGCGCCAGCACAAGAGACTCCCCGAGCTGGTGGCTCTCAGGGCCACGGATCCCTCCGGGATGGCCCTCTACGGACCCGAAGTCACGCCGGCCACCACCAAGAGCCTCGCCCACCGGGACTACTTCAGCTCCCAGCGTGACAACCCGGCCCTTGGGCTGGTGATCTCGAAACCCCTGGTGGGAGGTATCTCCGGGAAATGGATGGTTGTGCTCTCCAGAAGGGTCAACTTCCCGGACGGGTCGTTCGCCGGCCTGGTCTATGCCGGGATCACGCTCGACTACCTCTCGCAAAGCTTCGCCACGGTTAACGTAGGAAAACAGGGATTGCTGGCGCTGGTGGCGGCAGACCGGACCCTGCTGGCGCGTTACCCGAAGCTGAACCGGCCGCCGGGTGCGCCGGAAGTAAAAATCACCTCGCCGCAGTTCCAGGCGTTGCTGGCCGCGGGGCGGGACTCGGCGACCTATAGTGCCAAAAGCAGCATCGACGGACGCGATCGCATCTATTCGTTCAGGAAGGTCTCGCTGTCGCAGCCGCTTTACGTCTTCGTGGCCCTGGCCACCTCCGACTATCTTGCCAACTGGTACAAGGAGGTTTATCACGGCGCCTTTTTCATGCTCATCTTCCTGACCATCACGATCGCCCTCGCCATGATTTTCAGCAGGCAGTGGGACCGAAGTAAAAAGGCGGAGCAGGCGTTGAAGGCATTGGAAGACGAGCGGCTAAAGATGGAGAAACTCGAGTCCCTGGGGGTGCTGGCCGGCGGCATAGCGCATGATTTCAACAACATCCTGACCGCTATCCTCGGCAACATATCCTTTGCCAAGCTGCAGATGGCGCCGGAGCACGGCTCGCAACCGCTGCTGGAAGCGGCTGAGAAAGCGGCGTTGCGCGCCGGGGACCTGGCCAAGCAGCTCCTCACCTTCGCCCGGGGGGGAGCGCCGGTAAGGGAGGTCACCTCGGTGGCACCCCTCGTCGATGAGGCCGTTTCCCTCACCCTGAGCGGTTCCAACGTGAAGGGGATCGTCGACATCCCGCACGGCCTGAGCGCGGTCCAGGCGGACGCGGGGCAGATGTGCCAGGCTTTCAGCAACATCATCATCAACGCCGCACAGGCCATGCCCGAGGGGGGGGTGCTGAACATCGCCGCGCGCGAGCTCTTTCTCGATGCGGGCAATCCCGTCAAGCTCCCCCCCGGACCTTATGTGCGCATCGACTTCCGGGACCACGGTGCGGGGATCCCGGAGGATTCACTGAAGAAGATCTTCGACCCCTTCTTCAGTACCAAGCCCAAGGGGAGGGGGCTGGGGCTCGCCTCTGCATACTCCATCGTCACAAGGCACGGCGGCAGTCTCAGCGTCGATTCCCGTGTCGGCGAGGGGAGCACCTTCACCATCCACCTGCCGTCCCTGGGGAGGGCCTTCCTGCCGCAGGAACCGGAGGCAACGGTGTCCAGGCGGGAGGTGCTCGCCCCCCTGTCCATACTGGTGATGGATGATGAGGACGTCATACGACAGCTGGCGGAAGGGATGCTGCAGCATTTGGGGCACCAGGTCCGTACCTGTGCGGACGGGGCGGAAGCGGTGAGTCTTTACCGGAGGGCGCTGCAGGACGGCACGCCGTTCAGCCTGGTCCTGGCCGATCTTACCATCCCGGGAGGGATGGGAGGGCGGGACGCGGCCCAGCAGATCCTGGCGCTGGATCCCCAGGCGCGCCTCGTGGTGATGAGCGGCTATTCGAACGACCCCGTGATGGCCAGCTTCAGGGAGTACGGCTTCGTCGAGGCCCTGTGCAAGCCGTTCGGGGTCGAGGCGCTGGCCGCGCTCCTTGAGTCGTTGGGAGGTCCTGACGCGGGAAGAGCAAAGCCCTAG
- a CDS encoding DUF4337 domain-containing protein: protein MSELNDLQERLDSSEAKNSLNNWVAIAVALISVFMAVCKVKDDNIVQAMLQAKSDQVDTWNEYQAKKLKQHLAELGLNQVAALESLAPGKVSASLSSQQKLYSDNIARYKVEEAKLADKANALGKQYDDLNYRDDQFDLSDATLAVSLAMLAITSLTGKRKLLYLALAFAGFGILMGVAGLAGLALHPTALVKALS, encoded by the coding sequence ATGTCGGAACTCAACGACCTGCAGGAGCGGCTCGATTCATCCGAAGCCAAGAACAGCCTCAACAACTGGGTCGCCATCGCCGTCGCGCTCATCTCCGTCTTCATGGCGGTCTGCAAGGTGAAGGACGACAACATCGTCCAGGCCATGCTGCAGGCGAAATCGGACCAGGTCGACACCTGGAACGAATACCAGGCCAAGAAACTGAAGCAGCACCTGGCCGAACTGGGCCTGAACCAGGTCGCCGCCCTGGAGTCCCTGGCGCCGGGGAAGGTCTCAGCGTCCCTTTCCTCCCAGCAGAAACTCTACAGCGACAATATCGCCCGCTACAAGGTGGAGGAGGCGAAGCTGGCGGATAAGGCCAACGCCCTGGGCAAGCAATACGACGACCTCAACTACCGCGACGACCAGTTCGACCTCTCCGACGCCACGCTGGCGGTGTCGCTGGCCATGCTGGCCATCACCTCGCTCACCGGGAAGCGAAAGCTCCTCTACCTCGCGCTGGCGTTCGCGGGTTTCGGCATCCTCATGGGCGTGGCCGGCCTGGCCGGGCTGGCGCTGCATCCGACGGCGCTGGTCAAGGCCCTCTCCTAG
- a CDS encoding response regulator, translating to MEDLQAAARPKLLYVDDERPNLVALRALLRDTYEVLIAERAEEAFLLLQGNDIPLIVSDQRMPGMTGTQFLEKVAEEYPDNARMILTGYADIDAVIEAINRSQIYYYFKKPWNETEIRLTLANALESVQTRRKLIDSEHRFRSTFEQAGLGIAHLQLHGEILRANGQLREFLGRSEAELLGQPFQAWFAGFDPEELLPAPGRVVVREAPVPTPGGPRWSRLTSSVSLDRKGVPDYLIALVDDLTERRHTEEQVIKLSHAVEQCPVSIRITDRDGVVEFVNPRFTEMTGYSAEEVVGKPADVFLTSQEDAGSAKGELQASLAAGAAWEGELPNHRKDGASFWARITVSPICNKEGEVTHYLILKDDITERHRLEEQLRQSQKMEAIGQLAGGVAHDFNNILMVIMGYGSMLTADALLGSQQKEKVEHILESADKGAQLTASLLAFSRKQVMKLEVVNLNDVILHVEKFLTRVIGEDVQLRSVVSAAPLSVNVDCGQIEQVLMNLATNARDAMPKGGVVTIETSWQALEERRVMPHDLGEPGNYAVISVSDTGLGMDEATRSRVFEPFFTTKEQGKGTGLGMSIVYGIVKQHNGFVNVYSEPQVGTTFRIYLPLIETVESGERARGNFDPPRAGSETILVVEDEPVLRELLQSVLVEYGYRVILAEDGLDAVEKFRGAGSVDLVLMDMIMPRMNGKEACDAIRTMNPEVKVAFTSGYTRDFVYMRDSIDAGTELIMKPVQPMELLRRVRNILDREPAAGGHV from the coding sequence ATGGAAGACCTGCAAGCCGCCGCCAGACCGAAACTCCTTTATGTGGACGACGAGCGCCCCAACCTGGTGGCGCTGCGCGCGCTGTTGCGCGACACCTACGAGGTGCTGATTGCGGAAAGGGCGGAGGAGGCCTTCCTGTTGCTGCAAGGCAACGACATCCCCCTGATCGTCTCCGACCAGCGCATGCCGGGCATGACCGGCACCCAGTTTCTCGAGAAGGTGGCGGAGGAGTACCCCGACAACGCCCGCATGATACTGACCGGGTACGCCGACATCGATGCCGTGATCGAGGCCATCAACCGCAGCCAGATCTACTACTACTTCAAGAAACCGTGGAACGAGACCGAGATCCGGCTCACCCTGGCCAACGCGCTGGAGTCGGTGCAGACGCGCCGCAAGCTGATCGACAGTGAACACCGCTTCCGGAGCACCTTCGAGCAGGCGGGGCTGGGGATCGCCCACCTCCAGCTGCACGGGGAGATATTGAGGGCGAACGGCCAGCTGAGGGAATTCCTGGGGAGATCGGAGGCGGAGCTGCTGGGGCAGCCGTTTCAGGCCTGGTTCGCGGGGTTCGACCCGGAGGAGCTGCTGCCGGCGCCGGGCCGGGTCGTGGTGCGGGAGGCGCCGGTCCCCACCCCCGGCGGACCGCGCTGGAGCCGCCTTACCTCTTCCGTCTCGCTGGACAGAAAGGGCGTTCCCGATTACCTGATCGCACTGGTGGACGACCTGACCGAGCGCAGGCATACCGAAGAGCAGGTCATAAAGCTGTCGCACGCCGTCGAGCAGTGCCCGGTATCGATCCGCATCACCGACCGCGACGGTGTGGTGGAGTTCGTCAACCCGAGGTTCACCGAGATGACCGGGTACTCGGCGGAGGAAGTGGTCGGCAAGCCCGCGGACGTCTTCCTCACCTCGCAGGAGGACGCCGGCAGCGCCAAGGGAGAGCTCCAGGCCTCCCTCGCCGCCGGCGCTGCCTGGGAGGGGGAACTGCCGAACCACAGAAAGGACGGCGCATCCTTCTGGGCCCGGATCACCGTTTCGCCCATCTGCAACAAGGAGGGGGAGGTCACCCACTACCTGATCCTGAAGGACGACATCACCGAACGGCACAGGCTCGAGGAGCAGCTCAGGCAGTCCCAGAAGATGGAGGCCATCGGGCAACTGGCCGGCGGCGTAGCCCACGACTTCAACAACATCCTGATGGTGATCATGGGGTACGGTTCCATGCTCACCGCGGACGCCCTCCTGGGTTCCCAGCAAAAGGAGAAGGTGGAGCACATCCTCGAGTCGGCGGACAAGGGGGCGCAGCTGACCGCGAGCCTGCTGGCCTTCTCGCGCAAACAGGTGATGAAGCTCGAGGTGGTGAACCTCAACGACGTCATCCTGCACGTGGAAAAATTCCTGACCCGGGTCATCGGCGAGGACGTCCAGCTGAGGTCGGTGGTCAGTGCCGCCCCCCTGTCCGTCAACGTCGACTGCGGGCAGATCGAGCAGGTGCTCATGAATCTGGCCACCAACGCCCGCGACGCCATGCCCAAGGGAGGGGTGGTGACCATAGAGACGTCGTGGCAGGCGCTCGAAGAGCGTCGCGTCATGCCTCACGATCTGGGTGAACCAGGCAACTACGCGGTCATTTCCGTCTCCGATACCGGCCTGGGCATGGACGAGGCGACCCGGTCCAGGGTCTTCGAGCCCTTTTTCACCACCAAGGAGCAAGGGAAAGGGACCGGTCTCGGCATGTCCATCGTGTACGGCATCGTCAAACAGCACAACGGATTCGTCAACGTCTACAGCGAGCCTCAGGTCGGGACCACCTTCCGGATCTACCTGCCGCTCATCGAGACCGTGGAGTCGGGCGAGAGGGCGCGGGGTAATTTCGATCCCCCCAGGGCGGGCTCGGAAACCATCCTGGTCGTCGAGGACGAGCCGGTCCTGCGCGAGCTGCTGCAAAGCGTCCTGGTCGAGTACGGTTACCGGGTGATCCTCGCCGAGGACGGGCTCGACGCCGTCGAGAAGTTCCGGGGAGCGGGGAGTGTCGACCTGGTGCTGATGGACATGATCATGCCCAGGATGAACGGCAAGGAGGCCTGCGACGCCATAAGAACCATGAATCCCGAGGTAAAGGTGGCGTTCACCAGCGGCTACACCAGGGATTTCGTGTACATGCGCGATTCCATAGACGCCGGGACGGAGCTGATCATGAAGCCGGTGCAGCCGATGGAGCTTTTGCGGCGGGTGCGGAACATCCTGGACCGGGAGCCGGCCGCGGGGGGCCATGTCTAG
- a CDS encoding sensor histidine kinase: MTQNRVNILVVDDTPANLQLLESILQERGYTVRAAINGSLALKAARIQPPDLVMLDINMPEMNGFEVCRELKNDPQLARTPVIFVSAAVETADKLRAFEEGGVDYVTKPFQPQEVLARVETHLELARVRAELERQNQALAQALRNLTRAQTQLIQSEKMAALGLLTAGVAHELNNPLNFISASVQGLQKTVAPVDELMALCQELAGGDNGAVLGRLQAWSGANHPEELRQEMNELVKNACYGANRAAEIVASLRIFSRLDEAERKNVNLHECLDAALLLLHSRYKDHIRIDRRYGDLPLWLCQPGRLNQVFMNLLGNAVDAINAKPASGADEEIRVSTRLEERDGRCCAVVEIADTGVGMSDQVKQHLFEPFFTTKEVGNGVGLGLAISHGIVRDHEGSIEVESRAGQGSLFRVVLPQFEA; this comes from the coding sequence ATGACACAGAACAGAGTGAACATCCTCGTCGTCGATGACACCCCGGCCAACCTGCAGCTCCTGGAGTCGATCCTGCAGGAGAGGGGGTACACGGTCCGGGCCGCCATCAACGGCAGCCTCGCCCTCAAGGCCGCCCGCATCCAGCCCCCCGACCTGGTCATGCTGGATATAAACATGCCGGAGATGAACGGCTTCGAGGTCTGCCGGGAGCTGAAGAACGACCCGCAGCTGGCCCGCACCCCCGTGATCTTCGTGTCGGCGGCGGTGGAAACCGCGGACAAGCTGCGCGCCTTCGAGGAAGGAGGGGTGGACTACGTCACCAAGCCGTTCCAGCCGCAGGAGGTGCTGGCCCGGGTGGAGACCCATCTCGAGCTCGCCCGCGTGCGCGCGGAGCTCGAGCGGCAAAACCAGGCCCTGGCGCAGGCGCTGCGGAACCTGACCCGGGCGCAGACCCAACTGATCCAGTCGGAGAAGATGGCGGCGCTGGGGCTGCTCACCGCCGGCGTGGCCCACGAGCTCAACAACCCCCTCAACTTCATCTCCGCCAGCGTCCAGGGGCTGCAAAAGACGGTGGCCCCGGTCGACGAGCTGATGGCGCTTTGCCAGGAACTGGCGGGGGGGGATAACGGCGCGGTACTGGGGCGCCTTCAGGCCTGGAGCGGCGCCAACCACCCCGAGGAGTTGCGCCAGGAAATGAACGAGCTGGTGAAGAACGCCTGCTATGGCGCCAACCGGGCCGCCGAGATCGTCGCCAGCCTGCGCATCTTCTCCCGGCTGGACGAGGCCGAGAGGAAGAACGTCAACCTGCACGAATGCCTCGATGCGGCCTTGCTGCTGTTGCACAGCCGCTACAAGGACCACATCCGCATCGACCGCCGCTACGGCGACCTCCCCCTCTGGCTGTGCCAGCCGGGAAGGCTCAACCAGGTGTTCATGAACCTCCTGGGAAACGCGGTGGATGCCATCAACGCCAAGCCCGCTTCCGGTGCCGACGAGGAGATCCGGGTCAGCACCCGGCTGGAAGAGCGCGACGGCCGCTGCTGCGCCGTCGTGGAGATCGCGGACACGGGCGTCGGCATGAGCGACCAGGTCAAGCAGCACCTCTTCGAGCCCTTCTTCACCACCAAGGAGGTGGGGAACGGGGTAGGCCTCGGACTCGCCATCTCGCACGGCATCGTACGCGACCACGAAGGGAGTATCGAAGTGGAGAGCCGGGCCGGGCAGGGGAGCCTGTTCCGGGTGGTGCTGCCGCAGTTCGAAGCCTAG